One genomic segment of Hordeum vulgare subsp. vulgare chromosome 2H, MorexV3_pseudomolecules_assembly, whole genome shotgun sequence includes these proteins:
- the LOC123429874 gene encoding protein ALP1-like, with protein sequence MPPRPARSGAGRGGGVVKRGRSLTNAASAQTGGHIDLDDDEEGFYCTNFNMLQNSDEEEDDSDEQWMAATMDQWAEEDEEEEEQEAAATERRKNIIFGAAQIIGTYHLENMGNKNMYRQPKETGYEWVMRTLQHRTQCFNMFRMDREVFDSLHNLLVESYGLKSTRRMTSVESLAMFLWKVGAPQSMRQAENRFVRSMETLHRKFDKVLECLVKLAGDIIHPLDPQFRTPHPRVQNPMFAPFFDNCIGAIDGTHIEVVVPKTDLITHMNRKSTTTQNVLAICDFDLRFTFVVTGWPGSVHDMRVFKPALDKFGSHFPHPPQGKFYVVDSGFSNQPGYLAPYKGTKYHFQEYNQGPPPRGKKQTFNHRHSQIRNAIERCFGVLKNKWRILLHMPSYPPPKQSKIISSCMALHNFIRESKLEDRDFGECDDDEEFIPMVDEPSRLRRRRQRRSRATQSQGQNSRDDHNMNVFRDWIAEGLHSRQ encoded by the exons ATGCCTCCTCGTCCAGCAAGGTCAGGGGCTGGTCGCGGTGGTGGTGTAGTCAAGCGCGGCAGGTCCCTGACCAATGCCGCAAGCGCTCAGACTGGAGGCCACATTGACCTGGACGACGATGAGGAAGGCTTCTACTGTACCAACTTCAACATGCTCCAGAACTccgacgaggaagaagacgactcggATGAG CAATGGATGGCTGCCACCATGGATCAGTGGGCAGAGGAggacgaagaagaggaggaacaaGAAGCTGCAGcaacagagaggaggaagaacataatattcgGCGCTGCACAAATCATTGGTACGTACCACCTTGAGAACATGGGAAATAAAAATATGTATCGCCAACCTAAAGAAACTGGATATGAGTGGGTCATGAGGACATTACAACATAGGACACAATGTTTCAACATGTTTAGAATGGATAGAGAGGTGTTTGACAGCCTACACAATTTGCTAGTAGAGTCATATGGATTGAAGTCTACTAGGAGGATGACATCTGTGGAATCTTTAGCCATGTTCTTATGGAAGGTTGGTGCTCCCCAATCTATGCGGCAGGCTGAAAATCGTTTTGTTCGATCAATGGAGACACTTCATAGGAAGTTTGATAAAGTCTTGGAATGTTTGGTTAAGTTGGCAGGAGACATAATTCATCCACTAGATCCACAGTTTAGGACACCTCatccaagagttcaaaatccaatGTTTGCTCCGTTCTTCGACAATTGCATTGGAGCCATTGATGGAACACATATAGAGGTGGTTGTGCCAAAGACAGACCTCATCACACACATGAACCGAAAATCAACTACTACTCAGAATGTGCTAGCAATTTGTGATTTTGACTTGAGATTCACCTTCGTCGTTACTGGGTGGCCTGGGTCAGTTCATGACATGAGGGTGTTCAAGCCAGCACTAGACAAATTTGGCAGCCACTTCCCACATCCTCCCCAAG GGAAGTTTTATGTGGTGGACTCGGGATTCTCTAACCAACCTGGTTATCTTGCACCGTACAAAGGAACGAAGTACCATTTTCAAGAGTACAATCAAGGTCCACCGCCAAGAGGTAAAAAACAAACATTTAATCATAGACATTCCCAAATTCGCAATGCAATAGAGCGATGCTTTGGAGTACTGAAGAACAAGTGGAGGATTTTGTTGCACATGCCCTCTTATCCACcaccaaagcaaagtaaaattatttcatcatgcatggctttacACAATTTCATTAGAGAGAGTAAATTGGAGGATAGAGATTTTGGAGAgtgtgatgatgatgaggagttcATTCCAATGGTGGATGAGCCTAGTCGCCTACGACGCCGACGCCAACGACGAAGCCGTGCAACTCAATCTCAGGGGCAAAACTCGCGTGATGATCATAACATGAACGTTTTTCGTGATTGGATAGCGGAAGGACTGCATAGTAGGCAGTAA